One Coffea eugenioides isolate CCC68of chromosome 2, Ceug_1.0, whole genome shotgun sequence genomic window, AATCAGAAGTAGGGCGGGCAATACACGTAAGAACATATCCCTTCTCAATTTGAGTCTCATCCAAGAATGACCCGTCTGATTGGTCTACTGATCCTGAAACAATTTGCCCCACACAGGTAGCACAGGAACCAGCTCTGCAAGAATATGGCAGCTCCATTCCAGCACCTTCCCCTGCGTCCAGGATGTACTCATCATCGCCAACTTCAACCTCATTCTCTTCGCCGCTCGGGGTTATCAGTTTCACTTTGTATGCAGCCGTTGAGGTGTTTCTGAAGGTGGAGGACGGCTTCATACCCAATGCTCTGGaaacattattattattcagAAAGCCCAGAGAGCATAATCCCTGATTACTCGAGGCACGGGATTGCACACTGGGTGAAGCTCTCAGCAAGCAAGATGAAGGAATATTTACAGCCGACATTTTCAGACTTGATTGAACCCTAGCTCTGTAACCAACAAACAAGGAAGGATCCGACAACGTAAAGCCTCTGCAGATCCTGTTCATGGGGAGCAGAGCAGATAAGTTTGAATAAAGATGCTAAATTTCACTCAGTTCGTATCGATCAGGATGAAGAAAACTGATGCCAGTGGGCTCCTAGAACTGGGAGAATAAATTTGTCAGTGGCCAACACAAGTACAAAACGGGATGCAGGTCTTCATCTTCAACTTAACCGACTCTAATTCTCAATCAACTCGATTATTGCAAAAAATGGTGAAATTACATCCACCATGTTTCAGGAATTCATGTTCCATATATCACATGCAAAGAATAATAATGAAGTAGCGCCAACTTAAAATAAGAAAACACTCTAAATCAGCGATTAAAAGAGTAGCCCACGATAGAGGCTTAGCAATC contains:
- the LOC113763836 gene encoding uncharacterized protein LOC113763836 — encoded protein: MSAVNIPSSCLLRASPSVQSRASSNQGLCSLGFLNNNNVSRALGMKPSSTFRNTSTAAYKVKLITPSGEENEVEVGDDEYILDAGEGAGMELPYSCRAGSCATCVGQIVSGSVDQSDGSFLDETQIEKGYVLTCIARPTSDCVIYTHKEEDLH